Within Salvia splendens isolate huo1 chromosome 21, SspV2, whole genome shotgun sequence, the genomic segment CTTCAgcggcccaatcagtcagttctgGACCTTCATTTTTTATGATCatattgtgcatgataatacatttGTACATGACATCAGCAATGTAGTCCTCAAACCACAAacgtgttggacccttcaccgccgcccatcgagactggagcacaccaaatgcccgctccataTCCTTGCATGTCGCCTCCTGTCGTTGCGCAAAGTAAATATTTTTTGGatctgttgggcatctgatcgtcttcacaaataCGGACCACcaagggtatatctcatccaccaaatagtagctcatatcgtgctggttgccgttggcgacgaaactgatggccggaccaacgcccagGCATTGCTCGTTGAGAAGGGgtgacgactggaggacgttgatgtcgttgttcgacccagctACCTcaaaatacgcatgtcaaatccacaaccggtagtcaACTATAGCTTCGAGGATCATAGTGGGATTCTTGCCTTTGAAGCCGGTCAGGTATATCCCTTTCCAGGCggtgggacagttcttccactcccaatgcatacaatctatgctgcccaacataccgggaaaaccatgcACCCTCttgtgcatatccatcagaccTTGACAGTTGTTAGGGGTAGGCTTttgaagatacctatccccgaatatgtGAATGACGCCCCGATAGAAATGCTGCAGGCACTCGCGGGCAATCGTCTCGCATATGTGAAGGTATTCgccgaacatgtcggtcgcgcctccgtaggccaactgcctgattacggcagtgcacttctgtatcgGCGAGTGACCGGGTCTACCACTCGCATCCTCCCTGAACCAGAAATACTTTTACCGAACCTCTAAAGCCGacacgatacgcagaaatagCAGCCAGTGCGTCCTAAAACGCCGCTAGAAAAAGGactccccaaaccgcggctcctcAGCGAAGTAGTCGTCAAACAACCGTTGGTGGGCACCGAGGTGGTCCTGGGAGACTACAGCTCGATGATGGATGGGGCGAGGGACCGCCGGCAGCTGCTCCTGGCGCAAGTGCTCCTGCTCCAACCGATTTATCTCCCCGGACGTAAAGCCCtacaactctttttttttccacCGCGAGTCGTCAGCATCACCATCATTAGCTATTTTAGTATCTACAGATGAGAAATGAAGAGAGGAtggagagaaactcgttaacacaagtggtgcgaatgaaatgaagtgcaacgagccATATACATAGAGttggaataaaaaaataaaaaggaaaaatgcgctcgccgatcgcgaacgcacaatagcggacgagcgATCGGCTAAGGGTCGGCTAACGCCCTCTGACGACCGCTCGTCCTCTCCGTGTTCGTCCGTCCCGTTGGCCGCCTCCAATAGCTGACGAACACGATGCCTGAGCCGCTAGCCAGTGGCTAGGGCATGCGTTCGTCTGCTAATAAAAGGCTAATAAAAGTAGTGTTTGTGGATTGTGGGTGTCCATAGACCATATTATTAGTGgtatgtactcccttcgtccgcgaataggagtcccgtttttctattttggtccatccgcgaatatgagtcccgattcactttaccataaatggtaatagggtcctacattccactcacatttcatttaaaagtaatactccctccgttcaattaaatatgcaacatttggttttcggcacgagattttatgtagtgttgttttgtgagttaatgaagagagagtaaagtaagagagaaggaaaagtagagagaatgtTGTTTCTATtgttagaaacgtttcatttttaatgggacaaacaaaaatgatttctaatgggacagagagagtatatacaagtgggacccattccactaacatttttccattcacttttcttaatattttttaaaactcgtgccgtcaTGAAATGAGACTTTTAATGGCGGATAGAGCGAGTAGTTGATAAAACcttttcatatttaaaattggttAATTTTGCTTAGACGGCAAAAAAAATGGTTTAATATGATTTGGAAATCCAGATTTGGTCATCAACGCCTAAAAACCCAAGCCAAAGCCCTACCCCTCTCACTCTCTAGTCAACAAGCACACCATGGCCGCCTTCGCCGCCAGATCAGCCTTTCGCTCGGCCGCGCGCAGCGCCTCCGCGACTATATCCGCCGGCGTCAAGCCTAGGGCCGCTCCCTCTCCATTTCGCGTCCCATCGCAAAGGCTCTCCGCTCGCATTTTCAGGTTTCACTGTCGCATTAGGGCTTTTTTCCCCTTTCAACGATTCTATTCTCAATTCTCGCTTCATCGATTGCCGATTAACTATACTCCGAATTTAGGTCTCCCGTTGAGATGAGTTGTGTTAGCGTAATGTCGATGTTGCCGCACCacaccgccaccgcctccgccgtCCTAAATTCTATGCTATCCGTCGCGCCTCGCGGCCACGGTTGGAGCATTGAAGGTCAGTTCTACTGCGCCTTTTTAGCTATGTAATtagaaattaatcaaattatgcCATTTTTCATCCTATCATTTTCTGTGAGTGAATGATTTTAGGGGAAATATAGAAGTCTCTTATGATATTCTGCCATTACcttaaataaagataaaattaggTTATAGCTATGATACATGAAGTGTTTTTAGTGATTCTTTCTGAATTGATGATTTTTAGATAAGCTTAAGAGGTTTGTTGGTAGACAGTTAATTTTAGATTGTTAATCATATATCTGAGATCTTGATTCTGTGGATAGATGATTGCAGTTATGATTATTTTGagaaatttgttgatatttaGTACTACTAATACATTGTGTTCATCAGATACCAACGATGATGTATGATGACTATTGGATTGTTCGAGCCAAGTTTTATTTTCGTTGTCAAATAGGTAGACTTATGCAGAGAGTTCTTAGTAGTGATCCTCTTTGGCATAGAATAAGTTCATCAACTGTTAAAAAAAGGAAACTGTTTTAGTTGATTTCGTTGCCGAACATAGATTCTTCAAGTTTGTAACTTTTCTTTGTGTAAAAGTATGGTCGTTTCCAGATTGTTTGTGTGACATACATATCGTCTTCTATTCTCGTATTGCTTCAAGATTGACATTATAGTGATAAGGGAATAGAGAAGAAATCAATGCTGCATTACCTTTGACTCGGCCTTTCCTTTTTTTCGTTCAGGGTTATGATTCCTGCTCATTGGCTGATTTGATGCTTGAAGGTTTTCTGATTCTCTCTTTTTTGTTTAAGCTATAATAGTATTGTATAAGCCTCTGAGGATAACTGGCACTTTAAACCACAGTCTTAATCTCCCAATTGTTGTTTTGCTTGTTTTCTAGCAGCAAATGGCTAAACTAGTTTCTATAATTTCTTTATGCTGTATTGTAGATCGGTGATTGTTGAGATGGGCAGCGTTTTGTGATTGTTGTCAATGGACATGTAATACTACTTCAAGGGACATCATTTCTGCTTCGTCGTTAAAGCTATTCTTTTATAATCCTTGTAGTCGTCTTCTCCATTCTCAGTCATTCATTAATGTGCAAGATGTATAGTGGTACTCCTAAATTTGTGTTTTCCCCGTCCTTCTTTGAAAAAAATGTTTCGACATATGATCTCACTTCGTATCTATAATTCTTGTTTGAGGGGTTTGGAGCATGTATCAACTAACAGATTGAATGTATTGTGACATTATTTCACCATTATCATTATAGCTCAACTCTTTCTCCCCTCTCTAAACGCATTTCAGATTGACATTAAAAGCTTGATCATTTGGAACTTCATGAATGGAAAATAAACATGAAAATTTGCGCTGTATATACGCTTCAAGCAATAGTTGAACTAACCAACAGCATCATTACATCACTCGCTTCATATTTACGACACAATAAAAATATATGagctcaaaataaaaataaaaataaacccCAGAAATTCACTCCACATTTGAGAACGAGAGATCCTATATGGCAGAATCAAGGGACCATATTGTTCACTCCACATCAAATTAATGCCATAAATAAATCAGACCAACTTAGTGGCAAAAAAGATAGTAAAATAACCAGGCGAACATGTATACCAAGGACCCAATAGTGACAAAATGAATTGCCGCCCAAATATCCACGAGGTGGAATCCAAACTTATCAAGATTCTTCGACGGTGACCAGCTCGTACTCGACAAGGGAGAGGTTGTTTTCCTCTTTGACCACAAATTCTGCTGGTTCGGTGACCTCAACACGACCCCACTTATCCACAGCAAGCCTCATCGAACCCTTAAACATGTCAATCTTTGCATTGCGAAGTATCACTGTATTATTAGGCTTCATCATCTCAACTGCATCATAATTTGAGCATTTTTCATCAACAAATATTGCAGCAAGTTAAAACAAGGAAGAGCTttttttacatgatttatagtACTAATAGACTAGCAACCGCTTATTTTAATTGGTACTATATTGCAACCACAATAAAAGAAAACGGTCAATCATCTTAAATACATTAAGAAATAGAAGGCACAAAAGCCAATTTAAATTAGATAGGCAAGAAATAAGTTCAGAATTGAATCCAACCCAAGACTGACAGAGCTTTTTTCAGGACTATTTAGAAACATACCAGACGGGAAGTAAATGTATCACTAACGCAAACTTTCCCGGACATCACTTAATCTTGATTTATAGAATAAGGGCAGTCATATTTAAAGTAGATAAAAAGCAGGTATGTCCTACATCCTGCAGGATTCCAATTCAACTTGAATTCATGCGCAGATTTACACACTAACATCACATGACCCAATGCCTAATATCTAGCAACAGTTCCCAAGCTGAGGCAATGAGCAATACATAGCAGAAGAAGCAAAAGTGTGCGAGTAATTGGCCAAAACAGGTATCACAATTAACTATTAATGCTTCCTAGCCACTAGAATCAATATCAACATaccaaaataaaaccacaaagaaataaataaaatgcttaaACTAGTACTCCGTACCTAACAATACAAAAGGCTAAAATGTAAATGCATTAGTCTTACTCTAAACGCAACACTTGGCAGGACAAAGAACGGTAATTTTAACAACCAAAATAAGACCTGAACAATGAGCATCACAGACTCAGTCATGAGGTAAAAGTAAGCCTCTCAACTGAGAATTTCCACTTCATAAATGCAGAATAAATCTCAGATATTGATTTTGAGGTTGAAAAGAATGTTTAAATTAAGTTATGGGGATCAAAATCCAACAAAATGTGATCAAGTTAACGAATAAACATTCCACAAAAGAGAAAAACCATGATAACAGAAACAAGTTTGAATAATCAGACAAAAATAGCTTCTTAAACTTTTCAAAAGGCGCTCTATCTGTAGCAACATTGACTTTTACTGGAAAATAGTCCCTCGATTTATCAAGTTATGATACTCCTATAATGAAACCACCGTTAtcaaattactactattatcaAGCTGAAGACCACGATCACAGTTCCATTCCAATTTCCAGATACCCAACCGTCAACAAAACAATTGACAAAACCCTAACCGATCAAATTCCCCAATCAACTACAAAAGAAACAACAATTTCACAATTCCATTCCCATTTTCCACTACATACACACACAGGAAATTCGCAAAACCTTCAAACAAACATCACAGACATTTACGCATCAATTACGAACAGAGAACAAGGTAGAAGGCTATATCAAACAAAGACCTTGATCGTTGCGAGCGGTGAAGAGAATCGTCCCTGTTTCGTCTCCGATGAGGCATTCAGCGATCCTCGTGTTCTGATTCTGCGCCCCGCGAAAAGTCGGATTCCGCGGCTTCTTACTCAGAACAGTGGTCGATTCCAGAACTTTGACGACGAGTGTATGCCCACTCGTCCCCGGATCCAGAGAATCGACCTTCACGAACACCGGCTTGCGCAGCCCCGGCTTGCTACCGGCCGAGCCACCGCCCTGCTGCTGAGGTTTCAACGACGGCGCTTTGGCTGCCATGGAGACTGAGTTTGTAAGCGTGAGTGATGAGGTGTGATTTGGGGTTTTAGCTTCGATTTTAGGTGCGAATGAAACCCTAGACctaattattaaaatagaaaaagaaatgaaaattggAAACGAAACGACCTTGCGTCGTTACGAAACgaccttttatttttatttttttggctaatggggcgccctaaggcgtgCCATGttatcagttttatcctcctacccctaCCTACAATGGGGTACTCTAAGGCGGGCCCtatgaattttattttcatttcatttcatttatagaaaatttaaatatctacaaaaattgagaaaaaactctatttcatttataaaaattaatgttcatacatttataaaaattaatgttcATATGCTTATGAGTTAGTCAAGAGTAGAGTCACATTATTAGTAAtgtaattggatttaaaattagaaaaattcatgttataaaaattacatacattttataaaaattaattttcatcaCATTTTTATcttaataaatgtataaaacaaTTTAGTTTTCAAGATATCTCAACTAGTGTGTGTAGCCCAATGGTTAGGATTATTGCCTTCCAAGCAATAGATTCGGGTTTGAACCCCGGCAAATGCAATTTTTAAGTAAAATGCGTGCTATCGTCCGCCGcgcccacaatggcgcggacgatggccatcgtccgcgctatacgcTGCGGACGATGTATCGGGCGTGGGCTTCGGGCGCGCCCGATGGCAGGCACCCACCATGGTGCCATCGTCCgtgcccgaggacgatggacgccatcgggcgccccattgtgggtgcccttaggggctaagagcatctccaatggcggacgtccggtcggacttccgcgacgggcgaccgggacggcCGCCATTGTAACACATACAGttggatacggacgtcccgtatggaagtcggatgtcctcggatatccgcgcgacgggcgggtggacgtccgccattgtggcgtgggtcggacgtcctcCGCGGACGTCcgagttataattttttttataaaaaaactctatatattatcgaagaggtttggacgcggagGGGTTGGCGTTGATgtggttaattttttttttcgaatcatgtatgttttttttaatgaagttgttaatttttctcgTTCGTATTcgtattgaaattttatttccgtaaacgtaaattgctttatttgtgattttttttattgcgggaagtcctagtgggaagggcgatgtgaagagcggattgtgcaggggaagtcctagtgacgtggcaggaggtgtttttgggaagtgcTAGtagatgtccgagtgggacatccatgcattggagatgctctaaattaGGCCAATGAGCATGGATATGGATCCAGacccatttttattaattttttatttgccCCCATTttgcaagagcacaacactcacattcatGTTCTTCCACAAGAgtatgctcaagggtcccatcattttattatttaatttaaatacttcaattactaaaaatatctccacaatattaaatgcattaataatacgcgaaatactattacaaattactaaaaaattaaaggttaaataattaaaatcctaaaaattaaaaattacataattaaaatcctaaaaatgaaaaaaatatcataaaaattgagattgggagacttgtttggtatagtgtcattttttgtgtttgaaatgagagtatttatagatgaaagtatgaattttggggtaaaaataatgaaaaaataaattaagtgtgaaaaaatggatatattttattaggaagtgggaattttttaaattaaatctgaattattcagattttttcaattttttttaaaaaataataaaaataataataaatcaacggccaatcagagcatgccacgtcggctgctcgtgctcttgccgttgacacggacgtgctctatgcatcGAGCAGGGCCGtgccgttggcaagagcacagcagCGAGCACGGGTCTGCTCTCGCCGATGGCACGGACGCCGTCATTGCGCAAGAGCACCGATGGGCGTGCTCATATATTTATCCAAGTTCAGTGTGACCcaaaatcaatatttttaatttgatagaTGTCTCGGTTTTTTAATACGTTCATTCATATAAATATGTTATTCTATTTTTGATTATTGTAATAAGTAAAACCACATTCCATTCAACTCACTATTTATAATGTAGAATTCTAAATCAAGAGGCCTAATCTCATTATTTGACATTTGTGATGTAGAGTATTAATTCAAACTTCAGATATAATATCGCTATAAAGCGTGGATAAATATCAAAAGTATAATGACGATGGTGCCCCTACGTAGGCAGAGTAAAGGACAAGCCGGTAGATAAGGTGACACATGTAATAGCTATGTCTTGCCCTTTCGGCGGGGCCCACTTTAATTAGTCTTCATCCTTATCCTCTTTTCTGATTCTCTTATTCCACTCCATTTTTACAATCACCACCCCATATCCATGCAAATGTTTACTCCTTCCGTTTGCGAATAGGACTCCCATTTCTTTTCGAAGCGGGTTTTCAAAACATTAAGAAAAGTAAAggtaaaaaagttagtagaatatatgtcccacttatatatataaattttaaataaaatatgagtggaataagttagtagaatatgggTGGGGACATGTATACCAtttaaagtaaagtaagagagttattaaaaaaagtaagagagaaagatggGGAAAAGGTAATggaattagagcatctccagtgggcggacatcccattaggacatccactaggacatcccaaaaacacctcctgccacgtcgctaggacttcccatcccactgccacgtcactaggacatcccctcctatgtccgcccttcccactaggacatcccgcaataaaaaaaatcacaataatttaattacgtaaaaacggaaatataattttgacacggaatacgggaaagcaaaatacgggcaaaaatacatattcataaaacataaaaaaaacatagttagaaaaaaagcaaaatacatagtcattcaaaaaaagaaaaatacataatccaatgggcccggctcactccgcgctgtcctcgtcgcccgtgccgcccccgtcacCCGTGCCGTCACCCGTGCCGtcaccgtcgcccgtgccgcccccgtcgtcccctccgctaagctcggcgccatcatctccaatggggggcatccccaaatcgcgccgacatccatcgatgacatccttcagcatcctcttgtacagcggatcggtcgtgctatgccacctatgcatggtccggaccaagcttgtcgttaactgcgcgcgggcgaagcggtcgatatcttcttggggagcaggggcctccgattcaacctcgaacgacccgctaccgctgctggttcccctagccctccgttgcgcagccttttgcccaaccgggcgacgacgacggcgagagtctgattgcggtagcggggacacttcatcggcttccgggagctcgtgcgaaccagcactgctgctgtattcaccggaagcgttgatcttcgtccgcttcgcccagcccgattcgactcccccacaaaactttggggaatccttcaccacgagaaaggcctcccactggtcgaattgtttgaatttcaaGGCTCTGTCAGGGTACTGAGAAAAGGCACggttccggacatcctcctcggacataccgctgcttgcctggcggaggttgttttggtagaggccagcaaatcgactaagcttaggcctcaaccgttcccactgtttccggcactgtTCGGGAAGGCGACGCTTCGCActagccggtttgtgtgtgtggtaggcttcagcgatccgatgccatagtctgtcaatatgctggttggcaccgacatagggatcctcgacaatTGCAATccaagccttcgcaagcgcgacgttttcccactggctccagatcgtcctctttcccgtctcctcatcctcctcctctgccaccgttcgtgaggaagaccctggggctttccccttgcccttgccacgtccctTCCCCCTGCCCCCGCTCATATCATCGGGCGTCTGCCTGACTGgagatatccccaactcctcaaaagagaaagtgtctatgccggtgaactgagtatccggaacataagtggaaggggtatcagtagactgcatatccacaaccggccgatagacatcgtccgctagtggttcagggcccctgccaccccctcccacatgcatcatccccggcatcatccccggcatcatccccgccatcatccccggcatcatccccggcatcatcccacccatctgtcccatcatatttggggtcatgccccccatccccatccccggcatcatcatatttggggtcatgccccccatcccggctgccctgggcatcataccacccataccgcccatctgtcccatccaattgtacatataaggggacatcatcccacccatcccac encodes:
- the LOC121785104 gene encoding protein NUCLEAR FUSION DEFECTIVE 6, mitochondrial-like isoform X1, producing MAAFAARSAFRSAARSASATISAGVKPRAAPSPFRVPSQRLSARIFRSPVEMSCVSVMSMLPHHTATASAVLNSMLSVAPRGHGWSIEDTNDDV
- the LOC121785104 gene encoding protein NUCLEAR FUSION DEFECTIVE 6, mitochondrial-like isoform X3: MAAFAARSAFRSAARSASATISAGVKPRAAPSPFRVPSQRLSARIFRSPVEMSCVSVMSMLPHHTATASAVLNSMLSVAPRGHGWSIEDR
- the LOC121785104 gene encoding protein NUCLEAR FUSION DEFECTIVE 6, mitochondrial-like isoform X2, which translates into the protein MAAFAARSAFRSAARSASATISAGVKPRAAPSPFRVPSQRLSARIFRSPVEMSCVSVMSMLPHHTATASAVLNSMLSVAPRGHGWSIEGL
- the LOC121785106 gene encoding uncharacterized protein At4g28440-like; protein product: MAAKAPSLKPQQQGGGSAGSKPGLRKPVFVKVDSLDPGTSGHTLVVKVLESTTVLSKKPRNPTFRGAQNQNTRIAECLIGDETGTILFTARNDQVEMMKPNNTVILRNAKIDMFKGSMRLAVDKWGRVEVTEPAEFVVKEENNLSLVEYELVTVEES